CTGGCACAGCGTTGAGATGGAAGTGCTCGACTACCTGAGAAAGCGGTGGATGCCTGCCTCTCGACTGTGGATTACGGGCCACAGCTTGGGCGGTGCCCTAGCAGCGATGGCGGCAGTCTCGCTGGAATCGCAGGGCTTTCAGGTGAGCGGGCTATATACCTTTGGCCAGCCGCGTATCGCTGACTGGAAGCTAGTCAACTACATGAACAGCAAAATGCGCGATCGCATTTTCCGCTACGCCAACAACAACGATGTCGTGCCGCTAATTCCGCCGCCCATCTTGCCCTGGGTGCCCACCCGAGTCTATGGCCACATGGGCCACTTCCGCTACTTCGACTGGCGCGGCAACCTACAGCGTCAGTCTTTTCCCACCGAGCGCCTGCCCGATCGGCTGCTGGGCTACCTTATGGCCATCGGACGCCCCGGCCTCGACTCCATTGGTGACCATAAGATGGAGTTTTACCTAGCCAACCTGCAAAAGGCGCTAGAGAAGGAACAGGAAGAAGCCAAGATAGAAGCCGAAAAGAAGAATATCCATAGTCAATCTGTCGCTCCCCTCACCCCCGACCCTATCAACTAAGCTAGAAACATTGCCCCTGGATAGGCTTGTCTCGTAGCGACGCTGTGAAATATTCCCCCTCTCGCCCCATTCAACTTCGTAAATACATTCCCTTGGTGCTGGTGCTGGCCTTTGTGCTGGCGTTTACAGGAACGCTGGTGCGATTGCTGACCGACTCTTGGTGGTTCGCCTCGGTTGGCTTTGAGCAGGTCTTTTGGACCCGAGTGGGCTGGCAGGTAGGAATTTGGGCTGTCACGTTCACGGTGTATACGGCATTTCTGTGGGGCAACTACCTGTTAGCCCAACGGATTACCCATGACCACCCCTATGTTTATTTAGAAAAGTACGTTGAGCAAGGCAACCCGACCGTATTGCGAGGGCTGCCCCGCTATGGTGCGATCGCACTCATTCTGCTTCTGGCTATCAGTGCTGCCTTACGCAGCGCCGCTGCCTGGGAGACAGTACTCAAGTTTTTTAACCCTGTCCCGTTTAATACTGCCGATCCTATCTTTCAACGTGACATCAGCTTTTTTGTGTTTCGGCTGCCCTTTCTCCACGACCTACAAGACGGCTTGCTGGGGCTGCTAGTCTGGAGCGCGTTTCTGGCCCTGGGTGTCTATGTGCTCAAAGGCGAGATTCGACCAGAGCGGGGTTGGAAATATTTTTTAACCGGAGAGGCCAAAACCCATCTGTGCCTCCTACTAGCGGGTGTGGCATTACTGTTTGGAGCCGGCTTTTGGCTGGCCCGCTTTGACTTGCTGTATTCACCTACAGGCGTAGTATTTGGGGCTGGATACACCGACGTTCATGCTCGTCTGCAGGCCTACTGGATGATGGGCTTTGTCACACTAGCGGTGGCAGTGCTATTTGTCCTATCGCTCTGGCGTAGCGGCTTTTCTCTGCCCAGCTTTGCCATTGTGATTTACCTAGCAGTGTTGATTCTAGTCAACGGGCTCTATCCACTGGTGCAGCAAACCGTGGTAGTCGGCCCCAACGAACTAGAGAAAGAGCGGCCCTACATTGCCTACAACATTGAATACACCCGACGGGCTTACAACCTACAGCAAGTCCAGGTCGAACCCTTTCCAGCAGAAGAAATGCTCGACCGCGAGATCCTGCAGGGCAGCCAACCGACGCTGCAAAACATTCGCCTATGGGACAACGAACCGCTACTCAGCACCTATCGCCAAATTCAAGAAATCCGCCTTTACTACCGCTTTTCAGACGTTGACGTTGATCGCTATCGCCTCAGGAACGACTACCGACAGGTCATGTTGGCTGCCCGAGAACTGGCCTACAGCCAGGTACCTGAGGAGGCGCAAACCTGGGTCAATCAGCGGCTCAAGTTTACCCACGGCTTTGGCCTAGCCATGAGTCCTGTAAACCAGGTAACGCCCGATGGTCTGCCAGAACTGTGGATTAAAAACGTCCCCCCAGTGACTTCGGTCGATCTAGAGATTGATCAGCCTCGCATTTACTACGGTGAAGAGAATGACCACTATATCTTTACCGGCACCAGTACTGACGAATTTGACTATCCTCTAGACGACGAAAATGCCTCCTTCCGCTATAGCGGTGTGGGCGGTGTACCCATTGGTAGCCTGCTGCAGCGACTGACCTACGCCTACGACCTGGTTAACCTGCAGCTAATTTTTTCTAACTACTTCACGCCAGAGACGCGCATTCACTACTACCGCACGATTAAGGATCGGGTGCGTCAGGTCGCGCCCTTTCTCACCTTCGACAGCGATCCCTACATTGCCCTGATCGACGGTCGCCTGCAGTGGATCGTCGATGCCTACACGGTCAGCGATCGCTACCCTTACTCCGAACCTTTGAGCCGCAGCCCTGAGGCGGAGGTGGTTTTGCAGAGCAGTACCCTAAGTGATCTGGTGCGGCGAGACACTAACTACCTGCGCAACTCGGTCAAAGTTGTAGTCGATGCCTACGATGGCACCCTGCGCTTTTTTGCCATTGATGAACAAGATCCAGTGCTGGCCAGCTACCGCCGCATGTTTCCCAGCCTGTTTGAACCGGCAGCAGCAATTCCTGCCACTATCCGCGACCATCTGCGCTATCCCCCAGACCTCTTTACAGCCCAGGCTCAGGTCTACCGAACCTACCACATGGCCAACCCCGAGGTGTTTTACAACCGAGAAGATCTCTGGCGCTTTCCTAATCAGGTCTATGAGGGCAACCAGGTGATGATGCAGCCCTACTACCTGATCATGCGGCTGCCCGATTTCAACCAGGAAGAGTTTGTCCAGATCATGCCATTTACCCCAGCCAATCGAGACAACATGGTGTCTTGGATGGCGGGCCGCTCTGATGGTGAAAACTACGGCAAGCTACTGCTCTACGATTTTCCCCGGCAGGAACTGGTGTACGGCCCCAGCCAGATCGAAGCGCGAATCGATCAAACCCCAGAAATTTCAGAGCAGGTCTCGCTCTGGAGCCAGCAAGGATCGCGGGTGATCCGGGGAGACCTGCGGGTGATTCCCATTGGTACGTCGCTGCTCTACGTCGAACCGCTCTACTTGCGCGCCGAACAGGGTGAGTTGCCAGAGCTGCGGCGAGTGATTTTGGCCTACGGCGATCGCATTGTCATGCGCGAAACGCTGGAGGACGCCTTAAACGCGATTTTTGGTGAGGGCGTCGGCAACGTGGTGGCTGACTCTTCCCCGCCAGAGACTTCACCCACCGGTCCCTCTTTACCTGACAACTACTCGGCCCTGATTCAGTCAGCCCTAGAGGCTTACCAGAATAGTGAGGAAGCCCTACAGGAGGGCAACTGGCAGGCCTACGGCGAGAGCCAGCGGCAGCTAGGGGAGATCTTGCAGCAGCTGCAGCAACCGTAACTCTAAAAAGATATTAAAAAACTGGAGGCGCTTGAAGTGCCTCCAGTTTTGCTTTTGAAATTACTCTGCAACTACACTTTGAAATTACTTCACCATATTTGAAATTACTTCACCATATGGTGGTCTACGGCAAAACGCACTAGCTCAGCTCGATTGTTGGTGTCGGTTTTGCGGAACAGGCTGCTGACGTATTTTTCGACGGTACGAGGGCTGAGATAAAGCCGATCGCCAATCTGGGCATTAGACAGGCCGTCGGAAATCAAGGTGAGGACGTCTTGCTCTCGGGAGGTGAGATCAGGCTTGGGTTCTTCCGCTCGCTTTCCGAGCTTGGCCTTTTCGAGGGCCATGGCTCGGTCTTGAGCGGTTTGGAGGGCGACTTGGTTGATCCAGGCGGCCTGAATCAGCTGCGATCGCTCCAGTAGATTGCGCACGACTGCGCCGATTTCATCTAGCTCAAAGGGCTTGGGCAGGTAAGCATCACAGCCCATCTGGTAGCCCTTGATGCGATTTTCGGTTTCGGTGTGGGCCGATAGGAAGATCACGGGCAGCAGTCGCCAGGCGGGATGCTGTCGCACTCGCTGCACCAGTTCATACCCGTCTACGTGGGGCATGGTGATATCTGTTATCAGCAGGTGGGGCTGATATGCAAAAATTTGCCGAAAGGCATCCTCGCCATCGGTAGCTAGAAGAACCGAGTAGCCCTCAAGCTCCAGGTAATCGCTAATTGACAGGCGAGTTCCCTCGTCGTCTTCTGCGACCAGAATTGTCAGGGGCATAGCCTCAACTTACACTCTTGCGCCTACTTAATAGCCTAGGAGAGAACTCCTTGAAATGTATGTATCTGTTGCTGAAATTCAACTAAATTGAATTCTTTTGAAACACTTTTATGAACTAATGGTTTGATAGCACTCTTTGCCCTAAGCGACAACTGTCATTAGTTCAGCCTGCCATGTCTGACGAGCCTGCTCTAAATCAAAGGGAAAAGGCCGCCTTAGGGGACGAAACTCACGGGAATGGGTCGGCCCATGACGCAAGACTGCATTGACTAGAACGCAACTTTCTCCACTGAGGTTAATGGCTGCATGGGGAACGCCCGGAGGAATAGTGACCACTTGGGGCGTGCGATCGCACAGCCCAATATAGCGGTACTGTCGGTTTTGCAACACCACCAGCACCAAACTGCCCTTAACCACCAGTAGCTGATCGGTCTGGAAGTGGTGCACGTATAGGTCATCCACTGTCCCCGCCGGAATGTCTACCAGCATGGTTTCGTGGCTGGCCTGGGGGGTGTAAAAGGCGGCCATCCCGCCCTTCATTGAATCTAGCTTGCGAACCTGCACCTGGGCCGTAAGTCCCATAAAGCCTCCCGATGGGGCACGAGTCTGCTTATACAGTTTTCTTACTCACATACTAACGAATCATTAAAAAAATGCTTCGTCTTGAGAAATATGAGCCAAACTATGCTTCTAAGCCGACCCGGCTATCGGGGCCTAGGCTACCGCAATTTTAATCTCGTCAGGTTGACCCGGATCTCCCAGAATGGTCACGCTTCTCTGATTGGCGTTGAGGTGGCGAACAATTTTATAAATAGTCTCTACCTCGTCTAGGGAACCGACCTTAGCGGCCAGGTCAGCCAGCGTTAGCGGTTGGTCGCTAGCCTGCAGGGCCTGAATCACTTTGGACTGGAGATCGATAACGCTGGCTGCCGCCTTTTTCCCGGCCTCAACCCCTGGTTGGTGATAAGCGTTGATATTGACCAGGGAGGCATAAAATCCGACGGCCCGTTCGTAGAGGGCAATTAGCGCTCCTACCGTGTGGGCATTGACTTCAGGAATGGTCAGCGTGATCGAATCTCGGAAGTTTTCAAAGAGGGCCTGACGGGTGCCCTGCAGCAAGCCCAACAGGAAATCGCCCGAGGTCGCCCCTGCTTCGATTTCAACCGAGTCTCCCACACGGTCTTTGAGAACTTCGATAAAGGTGACAAAGAAGGTGGGCACGCCTTCCCGCAGCTGCTGCACGTAGGCATGCTGGTCGGTGCTGCCTTTGTTGCCATAGACCGCAATGCCTTGATAAACCACGTTGCCGTCCAGGTCTTTTTCCTTGCCTAGCGACTCCATCACGAGCTGCTGCAGGTAGCGGCTAAACAGCAACAGGCTGTCTTTGTAGGGCAAAATTACCATGTCCTTTTCGCCTTTGCCGTTGCCTGCGTAGTACCAGGCTAGGGCCAGCAGCGCAGCAGGGTTTTGGCGCAGATCGGGAACTCGGGTAGCCGCATCCATCTCTCGCGCTCCGCCCAAGATAGAGCGAATATCGATGCCCTGCAGCGCTGCTGGCAGCAGACCCACCGCCGAGAGTTCGGAGGTGCGCCCACCCACCCAGTCGTGCATGGGGAAGGTAGCTAGCCAGCCTTCCTGCTTAGCCTGCCGATCGAGACCGCTATCGACGCCGGTAACCGCAACGGCTTGGCGGGAGAAATGCAGGCCCCGCTGCTCTAAGCAGTGGCGCACTTCAACCATGCCATTGCGGGTTTCGGGGGTGCCCCCAGACTTGGAGGTGACGATCACTAGGGTCGTGGCCAGGCGGTCTTCTAGCCGCGCCAGTATCCGGTCAATGCCTTCTGGGTCAGTGTTGTCGATAAAGTGAATTTGTAGGGGCGGAAAGTCGGGGCCAAGGGCCTGGGCGACAAACTGCGGTCCTAGGGCCGACCCACCAATGCCAATGGAAAGAATGTCAGTGAAGCGCTCTTGCCCAGGTGGGTAAAGCACTCCGGTACGGATTTGGCTGGCAAATTGCTCAATACCGACCAGCGTATCGACGATGTCTTGGCGCAGTTCGGGGGTGGGAGCGAGATCGGGATCTCTCAGCCAGTAGTGGCCCACCATGCGGTCTTCATCGGGGTTTGCGATCGCACCTGCTTCTAGCGCCGCCATATCTTCAAAGGCTTTTTGAAAACGGGGCTGCATCTGGGCCACAAAGGCATCATCAAACCGCATGCGGCTGACATCCAGATAAAAGCTTAGCCCTTCGTTGTAATAGAGCCAATCCCGATAGCGTTGCCAGAGCGCCGCAGCATCATTCATGACCGTCACTCCTCTTTTCTTCCTGCTAAATCCAACTCTACTGCGTGAAGTTTAGGACACAATCGCCGGAATGCCCCTGAAGTGGTGATGAATTTAAACTGCGAAAAGAATTGATTAACCTTATCCTTCAAGTCTTTCGAATGACGGAGCCAGTCCTTGACAGACTGGGCTTAGGGTGCAAGCGGGAGATTGCGTCGCAAAAGGTTCAGCGGTTCCTAAACACTTTTACTTGACAGCCCTCAAAGAATACTCAGAAAAATTCTCTCCAAGGGCTGACCTGTTTAGACACTCATCCGTTGAGGTCGGCAGCTTCGGCAGTATAGCGCGTTTCCTACACAGCCTAGAAAAGCCGCCTTTCTGTCGTCATTCTGTTGGCAACAAGTCTCAGGCTTATTGAAACAGAATTGCAATAAGATTAGGTTTTAGGTATTCTAAATGACAGGCACCTCTAGCTTGCCCACCTTGGCAACAGCAGGCTGCTCGTAACGGCAAACCCTGAGCCGACCGCAGTTTTTGGGAGATAGCGATGAGAGAGGCAACAATTCGGCCCCAATTTCTAGAGGGCACGTATGTCGGTGAACTAAAGTCGCCTAAAGGCAAGCTGAAGGGAATTCGGCTGCAAACGGCCCGACAGGAGTACCCAATTAAGCTGCCGAAGTATCTTGTCCCTATCCTGACCCATGAGCTTGAATCTGGCAGCCCCATGCGGGTTTGGGTCACCCCCAAAAAAGATACCTGGATAGCCCTTAATATTATTCCGCTCAGCCCCAAAGAGCTGGCAGCCGAGTCGCTGCCGATCGCAACGCCAAGCCTAGCGCAGCCCAGCAAACCCTACTGTGTTCAAGTCTGTAGTAAGAGCAATTGCTGCAAGCGCGGTAGCAGTGAGGTCTACAGAGCCATGGAGGATGCGATCGCAACCAACCCCAGTCTCAGCAACATTCGTCTAGAGCCCACAGGCTGCCTGAAAGAATGTAAGAAAGGCCCCTGCATCCGCCTGGCCTCTACCGGCAAAGTATTTACCCAAGTAACTTGCGAGAACGCACCAGCAATACTGGCAGAACACGGTCCCCGTCCTCAAGTTCTTCGTTAGATATCGCTAATTAGACGGCCTAGGGCACAGTCAACCTATCCGGCCTCTGGTCATATAGGCTTCTTACGGTAACCAACAACATCAGGGGCGCATAAATGCACACCCCTGATGCAGTCTTAGATCCTACCCTTCGCCGCCTTCGCCGCCTTCACCCCCTTCAGTTCCTCCAGGGGCTTCAGGAACAGCTCCAGGGGCTTCAGGAACAGCTCCAGGAGCTTCAGGAACAGCTTCAGGAACGGTCTCCTCCGTAGGTGCTAGATCGCCCTCAGGTGCCTCTTCTACATCAGTAGCAGGGCCTTCACAGGCCACAAGAGTAGCTGCCAAACCTGCAGCCAAAAAAAGCCCGACTGGCTTGAGTCCTCTCATTATAGTTACGCCTTAGCTTCTACTTAACTAAATCGTGCATCCAAGAGATTAGCGATCAACGAAACCAACGTCAATCGTCTTAAAGGTATAGAAATACGCCAAAATCGGTTTTTTTGAGCCTTGGCATTAAGACGAACTGGCTATCTGATTCAGGCTCCAGTCATAGGGCAAATACTTGACTGTGGTAGCACCAGAAAGCCCAGCAGCAGGCAGATAAAGCTGGACATAGTCAGGCACAGAGGGCGCAACCCGCAAAAAGTCCTGACGATACCACTTAAAAATTTTGCTGCAGTACAGGGTCTGCTCAGCCGCTTCATATCTGACCTTCTGAGGGTTTTGGATAAAGCGCTGGGCATCTTCCTCAAGCTGCTGCTCAATCTGGTCGGCCCGATAGGCTCGATTGCGCAACAAAGGGCAGCCGGTAGAAGCACAAACTAGCGCAAAGTGAATGCGAGGTTCACTATACTGCTGCCGCAGCAGGCCATGCTCAATCTGGTTAAGACTAAGCTGCTGCCCGTTAAGGGTATAAATTGACCGGGTGAAGAACCGCCAAAACGCAATCCAGTTGGGAATGCCTAACCAAGTAGGCTGAATCGAGGCAATGGGATAGCGTTTTAACACTTGCTGAACGGTCAGAGCGTTGTAAAGGTTGAGCAGTAGGGCTAGGCTCTCCTGTCGATCTAGAGCTGCAGGGTCAAAGGATGAGAGAGAAGCCAGCCAGTCCTCCAACCAGGAAGCAGACTCGGCCTGCCAACGTCGATAGTCAACTCGCCCCTGCAGATTTACGTAAGTCTGCAGCATCTCATCCCAAGGGGAAACATTTATCATGACTGCCAACCTCCCTAATAGGCACGCTCATCTGCCAATGTAGTCCTTAAGCCTAAAATAGGGCGGGTCGTGCAGTTTCTGGCAAAAAACGTCCTATGCTCAGCTTTCTAGTCAGCCCGTTGCGATCTTGGGTCTGGCAGCTTGTAAAAACCAAAATTCGAGCGCGGTTTCCCTCGGTCAAACCCATCTCAACCCAGAGTCTAGCTACCTGGCTAGATCAAGCGCCCTTCCCGGTTTTGCTAGACGTGCGCCAAGCCGAAGAGTTTGCCGTCAGCCATCTCCCTGGAGCGCAACATACGCCAAATATTGAATCGGCTATTCAAACAGGCCTAGCACCCGATCAGCCTATCGTCGCCTACTGCTCAGTGGGATATCGCTCAGCCCGATTGGTTCAGCAGCTGCAGCAAGCAGGCTTCAGCCAAGTTTATAACCTGGAAGGGTCTATCTTCCAGTGGTTCAACGAAGGCCGCAGAGTCGTGCAAAACGGGGAGACAGCCGAACGAGTACACCCTTACAACAGCCTCTGGGGAATGCTCCTCACACCCAGCCGAACAACTCCTACAGAGGCAGAAGTGGAACCACAGCAATCATGTCGTTAGAGTTGAGGTGGGCAACAAAGTTAATCAATCCCAAAAGCAGACCAATGCCCAGAATCATAGAAACGGCAACTAGAAGTCGCCCTACAACGGGTTTCACAGGTTACTGCGCTCCCAAGCTCGCAATATGTTTAGTCCCCTACCCTATAGCCGGTTGCTGCCTACCCGCGTCTACCACGAGACGGACTGGGCGCGCTACTACTCGTTACTTGATCCTGCTAGAAATTGCCGGAGACTGCCTTTTTCAGATTGTCGGGAGTGCCAATATCAAGGTAGCGCCCGGTGGGGAAGACTTCTGCCTCAACCCGTAAGCCCGCTCCAATAGCGGCTTGAATCACGTCGCCAATAGGAATTTCGCTGTAGGAAGGAAACTGCTTCAGTGTTTGTGGCACCGTGCTGCCAATCAGTTGCTTTAGCTCGGCCTCAATAAATTGGTGCAAAAACTCAGTGAAGCTGGGCTGCCAAACTGCGATCGCCCACATATATTTCAGGTCAGTACGTTGCGACTTTTCAAAAATGGCTGCAACTCGACCTGCCTTATCAAACTCAACAACACCAACCTTTTCCGGCTGATCGGTAGGAAACAGCCCCAAGACGACATCGGCTCCCCCCGCTGCCTGTCTTGCCAGCAGTTTGGTGTAGGCCTCTTGCGGTTGAAACAAAATATCAGGAAAGCCTAGCGCCACTGTCGCCTCTCGGACAAAGGGATAGGCCTGGTTCAAGCTAAACGGCACTCCAAAGGGAACATGGACTGTGAGATAGCCCAGTCGCATGTCCAGCAGTGCGCCATCGCCTAAATAGGCTGGAATATCCCATTTCCCTGGCCGCAAAATTACCAGAGCTTCGGTAATTCCAGCCTGCCGCATGGCTGTTAATAAAGAGTGGCAAGCAACTTTAGGCCCTGTCCCAGCTTGAATGCCCAAGGGAAATAGCTCTTTGCTCATCGGCAGCGGCCCCAGGCGGGTCGCCTGTCCGGCAGCAGGCATTAGCCCAATGACTCGGGTCAGTGGCATGGTCGGCAGTTTTGTTAAAGGGACTCAGCGTTGAGGGGTTGACGGTAGAGACAGCGTAGCTGCCGCACATCTGCCTGGGTTTGGAATGAATCAGGCGCTGCAACAGCCTGCACTTCATTGAAGGCAATTTGAGCTGGGGGGGCAATAGCACCTAGGGGTTGGTTTTTGACCATGGCATCTGCGATTTCCTGCCGCACCGCTGGCTCTAGCGTTTGATAAAGCAAGCTCAAGTGCGGATTGAGCTGATAGCCAGCTGAGTCCGGCAAGGCCTGGCGAATTTGCTGAGCCAGTTGAAGAAGCAAATCGCTGGGCTGGAGCTGCACAAAAACGGTTTTAGCAAATACCGAACTCTGCTGTACACCCACAACATCTAGTGTAAAGCCAGGAATACCCCGTACCGCTACTGCTATCGCCTGCTGTAGGTTCACACTTGCAGGAACCGGCCCACTCTGCAAAGTGACATGAGGCAAAAAGGAGGTTGCCCCGTAAGCTTGAGCCAAGCTATCGATCAAAGCCTGAAAATCGGTTAGATATGGTTCAGACGGTACCAGCCAGAAAGAAATGTGACCCACACTTCACCCCCCCTTAAATAAATCAGAAGGAAAGAGCCCCCGCGCTCCTCTGCCCCTCTACCTTCGATGCCCTCAATGCCCCTTACTATCTCGCACAAACTGTACATCATGGATCGGACAGCGGGGCGTTTCTACAGTAGAGCTGCGGCGGTACCACTCTTGATGGCAGCTAGCGACGGGGCAGACATAGTGAGGGCTTTCAATCGGGTTGTGGCTACCGGTCAAAGGCTCGTAAGTTCTTAGCAATTTCAGGATGGCCTCGGCGGGGGTGTGCTCCTCTAGAGACAGTCGCAGCCACTCTCGCGTCAATTCGTGCTGAGACAGTACCGCTACAATTTGCTGGGTAGCCGGAGGTTCCGTCGGCCCCTGACTTAGCAAACCGGCTAGCTGGCCGTCTACCTGCTGAGCAATCGGGGTATCGAGAAGTTTGGGCAGGTAAGGCCGGATTTCTTGAGCTATGTTGACAATTTCATCGGCAGAATACATAAAAACACCCTAGGTTGAGTGAATGCCTCCATTTTAGTGGGATGTAATTGCGGCCCTTCCTCTGCCAGCGCTGCGACGATAAAACTATTTACACAGATCTGCCGCCTAGTAAGAATGTCCCTAGAGCCACCCAGGTAACCTATGTCTGAGGCTAACCCCTTCCCACACGCTGACCGATTGCCGCCAGGGTGCTGCTTGAGAAAAGCTAGGGCAGAAGATAGCTGGGCAATTCGCTGGCGGGTGCTGCAGGCTAGGCTAGACCCGACTCAGCTGCGCTGGCAGCAGTTTTGGGTGATTGAGTGCGATAAGGAGATGATCGCCTGCGGCCAGCTGCGCCAATTTGAGGGGGGCCAAGAGTTGGGCAGTCTGGTGGTTGCGCCCCAGTGGCGAGGCCGAGGCCTAGGCACACTACTGACCACTCATCTGATTCAGCAGGCTAGCGGCCCACTCTACTTGGAATGCTTGGGCGATCGGCTAGCTCATTTTTACTATCGCCTAAGCTTTAAACCGGCTACTTGGGACACTATGCCGCCAGCCCTGCAAAAAAAGTTTCGCCTCTCCCAACGGATTTCTCGCTGGTTGCGGCTGCCGCTGCACGTTCTTTGCTATGAAATTCCCCCACTGCAGCCCTAACGTTTAGGCACAATGAAGGAAGCGGGCAAGCGTTCTACCCTTGCCGTTTATCTCCGCTGTCAGAGCTGCCAACTGGCCAACATAGATATATGGAAAACTCTCCCAATCAAGCCTGGAATACGGACCTTTATCAAAGCAGCCATAGTTTTGTCTGGCAGTATGGGGAATCGCTGCTGGATTTGCTGTCGCCGAAGAGCGGTGAGCGGATTCTAGATTTGGGCTGTGGTACGGGGCAGCTGACGAATGCGATCGCAAAACGCGGAGCCACCACTCTAGGGACAGACGCGGATGCCGACATGATTGCCCAAGCCCAGAAAAACTTTCCTGAGCTTCAGTTTGAGGTGGCCGATGCCCGCTACTTTGTCATGCCGGATGCAGTCGATGCCGTGTTTTCTAATGCCGTGCTGCACTGGATCCAGGAGCAAGACTGGGTAGCTGAGCGCATCTGGCAAGCGCTAAAGCCAGGGGGAAGATTTGTAGCGGAATTTGGCGGTAAAGGCTGTATTCAGTCGATTTTAGATGCTATTCACATTGTTCGCTCTAATCTCGGCTACGGTCAGACCACCGCAGCTCCCTGGTACTTTCCCAGCGTAGGCGAGTATGCCACCCTGCTAGAGCAGCAGGGATTTGAGGTGAGCTTGGCGACTCTGTTTGACCGCCCTACCCCACTAGAAGGCGAAACAGGCTTAGCTAACTGGATCTTTATGTTTGCTGGACGCTTTTTAGGCGACTTGACTATGGATCAGCAGGCCGCCGTGATCAAGGCAGCAGAGGACTGGCTGCGCCCCTCTATGTATCAGAATGGGCGTTGGATAGCCGACTACCGCCGCCTGCGGGTTGTGGCAATCAAACATCAGACCATCTAAACCACAGACCCCCATTAGGCGAGCCTTCTTTGAGATTTGG
The window above is part of the Pseudanabaena sp. FACHB-2040 genome. Proteins encoded here:
- a CDS encoding sugar phosphate nucleotidyltransferase; translated protein: MPLTRVIGLMPAAGQATRLGPLPMSKELFPLGIQAGTGPKVACHSLLTAMRQAGITEALVILRPGKWDIPAYLGDGALLDMRLGYLTVHVPFGVPFSLNQAYPFVREATVALGFPDILFQPQEAYTKLLARQAAGGADVVLGLFPTDQPEKVGVVEFDKAGRVAAIFEKSQRTDLKYMWAIAVWQPSFTEFLHQFIEAELKQLIGSTVPQTLKQFPSYSEIPIGDVIQAAIGAGLRVEAEVFPTGRYLDIGTPDNLKKAVSGNF
- a CDS encoding 2'-5' RNA ligase family protein: MGHISFWLVPSEPYLTDFQALIDSLAQAYGATSFLPHVTLQSGPVPASVNLQQAIAVAVRGIPGFTLDVVGVQQSSVFAKTVFVQLQPSDLLLQLAQQIRQALPDSAGYQLNPHLSLLYQTLEPAVRQEIADAMVKNQPLGAIAPPAQIAFNEVQAVAAPDSFQTQADVRQLRCLYRQPLNAESL
- a CDS encoding GNAT family N-acetyltransferase; protein product: MSEANPFPHADRLPPGCCLRKARAEDSWAIRWRVLQARLDPTQLRWQQFWVIECDKEMIACGQLRQFEGGQELGSLVVAPQWRGRGLGTLLTTHLIQQASGPLYLECLGDRLAHFYYRLSFKPATWDTMPPALQKKFRLSQRISRWLRLPLHVLCYEIPPLQP
- a CDS encoding methyltransferase domain-containing protein, with product MENSPNQAWNTDLYQSSHSFVWQYGESLLDLLSPKSGERILDLGCGTGQLTNAIAKRGATTLGTDADADMIAQAQKNFPELQFEVADARYFVMPDAVDAVFSNAVLHWIQEQDWVAERIWQALKPGGRFVAEFGGKGCIQSILDAIHIVRSNLGYGQTTAAPWYFPSVGEYATLLEQQGFEVSLATLFDRPTPLEGETGLANWIFMFAGRFLGDLTMDQQAAVIKAAEDWLRPSMYQNGRWIADYRRLRVVAIKHQTI